From the genome of Nitrospirota bacterium:
GCTCAATATTTTCAGGGCTGAACAGTGTTTCAGGATCCTGACCCAGATCTATTCCAGTAATATTTTTCTGTACATAATGGAACCTACGGTGGTCGAATGACCTGTCACGGTAAGATACTGCTGGCCCGAATTTTATTTTCAGAGGATTCCGGATTAAATCCTTCAGATCGATTTCCCAGTCAAATCCACCATCCCATCCATCCTCTTCAAGATCTGAAAAAAACCTTGAACCACTTTGTGTAACATTTGCAATTATATAGGAGGCAATTGTGGGCTCATATTCATAAAGCACTTCTCTTGTATCGGGTTCTTCGAGTGATGCATGAGAGTACCCCAATCTCCAGTGAATGAGGCTTTTCAATTTCTCAAACCGATGGTCCCCTGAAATCTGTCCGTTATAAATACCTTCTTCTTTCCAGTAAAGTCTTCTGTTCCATATGTCCTTTTTCAGGTTGTCATTATATCCTTCGTAGTATCTCACTTCATCTGTAGCTTTTCTTGTATATAAATTCTTTAAACTCAATTTATGATTACTGTTTAGCTCATAGCCAAAATTGAATATTCCACTCCAGGTAAATATCTGTTCCCAGACTGAAAAATCGTAGTCATAAATTGGTTCAAGTTGATTATCAGCACCCACTTTATAATAAATGCGTTCTTCCTGCTTTGTCTGGGCATCTTTGTCATAGTTTAAACTTATAATGTAGCCAAGATTACCGATCTTATCCCCGAGAGAAAAATTCATCCCTAAAGAAGGTGTGGCTTCTGTAGTTTCCGTACTCCAGATATTATTGAAGTCTTCCCCAAACTCTTCTAATTTTTCTGGAGAATAGCCTGTCCCGAACATGCCGCCAGGTCTCACCCTGTCATCCGGTATACTGTCAGGCAGCTTACGTGTCCCGTCGTCGAAGGCGAGCCAGTCCCACCTACCACCCTCATAGGTTTGGAAGTCTTTCCCGGTTGTCTCTGTGTTGTATCCAGCAGATAGAGAAAATTTTACTTCAAAATCATCAGGATGGTCTTTTGTATTGATCTGGACTAATCCACCGGAAAATTCACCTGGCAGATCAGGTGTGTACGACTTTATAATATTCACGGATTCAATAAGCTCAGAAGAAAATAAATCAAGAGGAACAATTTTTTTCTCGGGTTCGGTAGATGGTAATGCTGCGTTATTAAGGGATGTAGCTGTATAGCGTTCACCAAGACCTCTTACGTAAACATATTTATCATCTACGACTGAAATACCGGGGGCTCTTTCGACAACAGAAGCCACATGAGGGTCTGGCTGTTTACTGATTGTTTCTGCGCTTATTCTGTCTGTTACTGCTGGGGCCTGTTTTCTGATCATAAGCTGGGCTGCTTCTGTAGCTTTATCAGCTTCTGTGACAACTTCTACTACCTCTATCTCCATCTCTTTTTTGGGTTCAAGGGATATGTCTAACTTTGTAATCTTTCCAGGATTCACTATAACATTCTTTATCCTCTGTCCCTGAAATTGAGGGTAAAAGACACGAATTTCATAATCTCCCCGAGGCAACTCGATACGAAATTTACCGTCTAAATCAGTAAATACCTGCTTACCTGTCTGTATGACCTCTAAACCTGCTTCAATGAGTGGTTCCCCAGTATTTCTGTCTATGATTATTCCGCTGACTATCCCTGTGTCCTGAGCAAAAATAAATGACGGTACAAGCAAAAAACATACAACTATCCATAGTAGTTTCTTCACGAAATCTTCCCTCCATGCGGTTCTATCATTCGTTTATCGGTTTTGCTAATAAAGCGATGGTGACGGCACCACCTTCCCTTGCCTTATCCATCGCTTGAACAGCAAAACCGTAATTGGCTTCGTTGTCTATATCAACAAACAATACGTGGTCATCTTTTGCAGCAAACATCCTCTTGAGCTTTCCTGAAAGATCATTAACTGATATCTCTGCTTTATTGACTAACAACTTGTCCCCTGGCATAATCCGTAACACAAGTGAATCATTATTTGCTGTTTTCTGGACAACCTCTTTCTTGTCCTGTTTTGGCAGGTGTGTCCAGAACTCCCTTCTCATTAGAGGTGTAACAACCATAAAAATGATTAGTAAAACAAGCACAACATCAATAAGTGGAGTAACGTTAATCTCAGGTCTCGCTCTCTTTTTTTCTGAATCTACCCGGAAACCCATTCTTTCTTACCTTCTTCCTTATCCTTCTTCTTTGTTCTTGGCTCCTACTACAAAACCTGTGCCCCTAAAGCCGAGTTTCTGGAGGATATCAAGCACAGGTCGGACATGTTTAAATTGAAGCGACGTGTCTGCCTTTACAAGAACCTGTCTGTCCGGTGTTTCCTGGCGTATAAGCGCTAGTTCATTTTCAATTGCTTCGACTCCCGAATAAGATTGTTCTCCTATATATAATTGTTTATCAGCCGCAATCGTAATAGTCACAGGTTCGTGCTTTTGCTCATACTTTGGGTCAGGATTGAAGACACCTGGCAAATCTATCGGTATCTGGTCTATCATCCTCGGGATAACAACCATAAATATGATAAGCAGGACAAGAACAACATCTACCAGTGGTGTAACATTAATGTGCGGGCTTGCGGATTTCAATATCTTCCTCCATTTTTTCTACAAGTTCACCCCCGATAGATCTGACTGTTATCTCTTCTTTATCTATCTTTACAGAAAGATAATAAAACATTATGACAGCAGGGATTGCGACAAACAGCCCAAGGGCTGTTTCAACAAGAGCTTCTGCTATCCCAGCAGACACAGCAGCTAATCCGCCGGAGCCGGCCTGCGCAATACCCCTGAATGCAGAGACTATACCGATGACTGTCCCCAGTAGTCCCACAAAAGGCGCAGTTGATGCTACTGTTGATAGAACTGTGAGTCCACGCCGCATCTCATGTGATAAGCTCTCATAATACCGTTCGAGTTTGTTGCTGACTTTCTTAGGGTCTTTATCCACCTGGTAGTCTTTAATTCCCTTGATCATAACTTTTGCTGCATAACTCGTCGAGTATTTGTCTGTTATTGCAAGAGCATCTGAAAAATGAGGATTTGCAAGCAAGGGGGCTACCTCGTTAAGGAATACTTTCGAGCTTTTCCTGTGTCGGTATATCACGATGCTTCTTTCGATGAAAACAGACAGGGACATAAGCCCCATGATGATAAGCACTACTGCAACTCCCTTTGCTAAAGGGCTCA
Proteins encoded in this window:
- a CDS encoding TonB-dependent receptor is translated as MKKLLWIVVCFLLVPSFIFAQDTGIVSGIIIDRNTGEPLIEAGLEVIQTGKQVFTDLDGKFRIELPRGDYEIRVFYPQFQGQRIKNVIVNPGKITKLDISLEPKKEMEIEVVEVVTEADKATEAAQLMIRKQAPAVTDRISAETISKQPDPHVASVVERAPGISVVDDKYVYVRGLGERYTATSLNNAALPSTEPEKKIVPLDLFSSELIESVNIIKSYTPDLPGEFSGGLVQINTKDHPDDFEVKFSLSAGYNTETTGKDFQTYEGGRWDWLAFDDGTRKLPDSIPDDRVRPGGMFGTGYSPEKLEEFGEDFNNIWSTETTEATPSLGMNFSLGDKIGNLGYIISLNYDKDAQTKQEERIYYKVGADNQLEPIYDYDFSVWEQIFTWSGIFNFGYELNSNHKLSLKNLYTRKATDEVRYYEGYNDNLKKDIWNRRLYWKEEGIYNGQISGDHRFEKLKSLIHWRLGYSHASLEEPDTREVLYEYEPTIASYIIANVTQSGSRFFSDLEEDGWDGGFDWEIDLKDLIRNPLKIKFGPAVSYRDRSFDHRRFHYVQKNITGIDLGQDPETLFSPENIEPVNGFELQEETRPTDHYDANHIIAGGYLMADTTFIKNLRFVGGVRVEYSDQEMESFDPFNPSGENVLTNLEDTDYFPSANFIYSLKKDMNLRLGFSQTVNRPEFREIAPFEFTDVHGAYATVGNPELKRALIRNYDLRWEWFLSSDELLAVSLFYKDFDDPIEKVVQPTIQIRSTFQNAEAARNYGFEFELRKKLGFIHSWLEPFNFFANYSYVHSQIELSSEGTEIMTSKDRPLQGQSDHIANLILEHNHKSWNLTTRLLYNYVGERISDVGAFGLPDVIEDSTHWLDLLAIKSFGKWGIKMTVKNLLDQDIKYTQGDKIYHRYKEGITVSFSVFVSNI
- a CDS encoding biopolymer transporter ExbD; this translates as MGFRVDSEKKRARPEINVTPLIDVVLVLLIIFMVVTPLMRREFWTHLPKQDKKEVVQKTANNDSLVLRIMPGDKLLVNKAEISVNDLSGKLKRMFAAKDDHVLFVDIDNEANYGFAVQAMDKAREGGAVTIALLAKPINE
- a CDS encoding biopolymer transporter ExbD is translated as MKSASPHINVTPLVDVVLVLLIIFMVVIPRMIDQIPIDLPGVFNPDPKYEQKHEPVTITIAADKQLYIGEQSYSGVEAIENELALIRQETPDRQVLVKADTSLQFKHVRPVLDILQKLGFRGTGFVVGAKNKEEG
- a CDS encoding MotA/TolQ/ExbB proton channel family protein, translated to MEFNWIQMWSSMSPLAKGVAVVLIIMGLMSLSVFIERSIVIYRHRKSSKVFLNEVAPLLANPHFSDALAITDKYSTSYAAKVMIKGIKDYQVDKDPKKVSNKLERYYESLSHEMRRGLTVLSTVASTAPFVGLLGTVIGIVSAFRGIAQAGSGGLAAVSAGIAEALVETALGLFVAIPAVIMFYYLSVKIDKEEITVRSIGGELVEKMEEDIEIRKPAH